The DNA region GCCATGGCGGCACGGGGCTCACCGGCGGGGCTTTCGGTGAGGCCAACTATCCGATGTTCAGGACCTCGCACTTGCAAGGCGTGGCCGTCGCCAGCGACGTCAGCCCGCAGCGCGAGATCTTGGGCAGAAAACTGGACGGTGGTGAACGCAGCGCATGCGACAGGTCACAGTGAACATCATCTTCGAGAAGGCACGAATCAACGAGGCCTACGACGCCGTCCTGCGATGGGAACTTCCCGCTCCCGAAACCGGCGCCAGCTGGGAATGGAACAGCGAGGCGTCGAATGCCGCTCCACTGATCACCTCGGGCGTGCGGCCGAGATGGCTCGACTTCCGCACCGGTACGCTGCGGTGGAACGAGGAGATTCGTTCCTATCCCGAGGACAGGGAGATCCGGTTCGCGCTGACCGACGGCGACTTCGCGTCCTTTGCTGGGCGCTGGGCCTTCCGGGACGCAGGCGACGGCGTGGCAGTTCGGTTCGAGGTCGGCTTCGACTTCGGGATCCCCAGCATGGAATCGATTCTGGACCCCATCGCGGAGACGGCGATCACGGCGACCATCTCGCGCGCGGTCCTCGGAATGGCGCCGCGGGGGCACGTCGAACACCTCGAACTCGCGCGGCAGGACTCGTAACCGTGCGTGCGTGCGTGCTCGCCGGCATCGGGGCTTGGCTGCCGCCGGGTCTGGTGACCAACGCGGACCTCGCGAATCGGCTGGACACCTCGGACGACTGGATCCGCCGCCGTACGGGGATCCGGCAACGCCATGTTGCCCCGGTTGGTGTCGCAGCCTCCGACCTGGCCGTCAAAGCGGGCTCTCGGGCTTTGAGATCCGCCGAGGTGTCGAAAGTGGATGCGGTCGTGCTTACCACGTCGACCCCCGACCGGCCGTTGCCGGCGACGGCCCCCGTCGTAGCCGCCCGGCTGGGTCTCGGCACGGTCCCGGCCTTCGACGTTTCCGCGGTGTGCAGCGGATTCCTCTACGGGCTCTTCGTGGCATCCGGCCTTGTCGCAGCGGGGAATGTCGACCAAGTGCTGCTGGTCGCCACTGAGGTGTACAGCTCGATCGTCGACCCGCTCGACCGCTCCACCGCGGTCATCTTCGGTGACGGCGCCGCGGCCGTCGTTCTGCGTGCGGGCGTTGCCGGGGAATATGGAGCACTCGGACCGGTCGTGCTCGGCAGTGACGGTGAATCCGAGAGCCTGATCCAGATTCCCGCGGGTGGGTCCAGACAGCGCACGCCGAAGGTGCCCGGAGACGGGTACTTCCAGATGGCGGGCCATGAAGTGTTCCGGCAAGCCGTGCGTCGCATGTCGGAAGTGTCCCGGCAAGCCCTTGGGGCGGCCGGGTGGCAACCGGCGGACGTCGACCGGCTCGTCGCGCATCAGGCCAACGCACGCATCATCGGCGTACTCGGTGACGAGCTCGGCCTGCCGCCTGACCGCGTGCTGTCCAACATCGAGACTGTCGGCAACACCGGCTCGGCATCGATCCCGCTGCTGCTCGCACAAGCCGCCGCGGACGGTCTGCTGACACTCGGTCAGCGCGTACTGCTCACGGCTTTCGGAGGCGGGCTGGCGTGGGGTGCGACGACCCTGACCTGGCCCGGCGTGCCGGCCGTTCGCCCGTCCGAACACCATGAGTAGAAAGGAATGACCGGTATGTTCGAGGTACTACAGGAAATCTTGGTCGACAAGTTGAAGATCCCGGCGGCGGAGGTCAGAGCCGAGGTGACACCGGAGGATGCCGACCTCGATTCGCTGACGATCGTCGAGCTGTCCATGGTGCTGGAGAAGGAATTCGGCATCGAGATCAGCGAGGACGAGATCAAGAGTGCCGCCACGCTCGGCGACATCGCGCGACTCATGGAGCAGCGGAGCACGAGAGTCTGATGGGCATCGAGGTGGCGGTCACCGGGCTGGGCCTGGTGACTCCGGTCGGTGTCGGCGTCCCGGTGAACTGGGCGGCGGTATGCGCGGGAAAGCCATCCGCCGCCTGGGACGCCACAGCGTCGCAGCTCTCCTGCCGCGTGACCGGGTTCGACGCGGACGCTTTGCTGGGAGCACGCCGAGCTCGCCGCCTGGACCCGTTCGTCCAGTTCGCGCTCGTGGCCGCGGCGGAAGCGATCGCCGATGCCGGGCTGGATCCGGGTACCTGGGAGGGGGCCCGTGTCGGCGTGGTCCTCGGCTGTGCCGACGGCGGTCCGGCAACCGTCGAAGCGCAACATCGGGTGTTTCTCGACGAAGGAGCACGTCGAGTGTCCCCGCTGCTTTTGCCGATGCACCTGCCCAATATGCTCGCCGGCCAGGTGGCGATGCAGTTCGGCGCGCACGGGCCCAATCTCGTAGTGGCCACAGCATGTGCCTCAGGCGCCACGTCGGTCGCCATGGCCTGCGATCTCCTCGCACTCGACCGATGTGATGTCGTGTTGGCCGGCGGCAGCGAAGCCATGCTGACGCCGCTGCTCCTGGCAGGGTTCAGCAGGATGGGAGCGCTGTCGGAGCGGTTCGACGAACCGCTTACGGCATCCCGGCCCTTCGACGCGGACCGCGACGGATTCGTTGCGGGCGAAGGCGCCGGCGTGCTCGTCTTGGAACGGGTCGCGGACGCCAGGGCCCGGGGCGCCACCGCGCACGCTCGCGTTGTCGGGCACGGGCTGAGCACTGATGCCTACGACATTACCAAGCCCGAACCGCGAGGTCTCGGCAGCGAGGCCGCTCTGCTCGCCGCGTTGGACGATGCCGGTGCCTCTCCGCGCGACGTCTCCCATGTCAATGCCCACGGAACGTCCACTGTGGCCAACGATCGCGCCGAAGGAGCGATGCTTGCCCGAGTGCTGCCTCATCGGCCCCTCGTTACCTCTACGAAAGGCGTCACCGGCCATCTCCTCGGTGCCGCGGGGGCGGTGGAGGCCATCTACACCGTTCTCGCCGCCGAACACGGAATTGTTCCCCTGACCGCGAACTTGTCACGTCTGGATCCTGGGATCGACATCGACGTGGCGATGACGACGTCCTCGGTCGCGGTCGAGTTGGCGCTGACCAACTCCTTCGGTTTCGGTGGACAAAACGCGGTCTTGGCCATCGCGTCGGCGTAATTGTGCCGATTGCGTCGACTTGATCGCGCAGCCCCTGAGCAGGACGCGGCCGTCAGCTGGGGGATGTGTGGCGCATCGTGAGGCCGTCTTGTCCAGTTGACCTGGTAACCGGGCGTGAAGCCAACCGGCACAGGCGAATGTTGCCCAAATTCGCGTGGGGGATGCCTGGTTGGCTTCGGTGCTCGGCCTGGTCTGTCGCGACTGCGAAGATTGACTCTCCTTTACCCGAACAGCGTCATCTTGGCCAAGAGGTGCACATGTCCGAAAAGAAATCACCTCGACCCAAAGCTGCCCCACTCAAACTCCTCCTAGACGGGAATGGGGTCGGGCTGGTGAGCCCCCTGGACGGGACTGTCCGTGCCCGCGCCATGCGGACAGTCCGCCGGATGTCGCGGGACGAGGCCGACAGCGCCGACTTGATCGCGATGCTCGGATTGGACCTGGCCGACGCTGATGTGGAGTACGGGTGCGACAACTAGCGTTGTCTCATATGCACAAGTGCTTGAACGTGAACCGGTTTCTGATTGTGTGTCGTGCTGCCGATTGTCGCGTGTCGGAACGGTCTCGAGTGGACAGTAGAAGCTGGCCGGCCGATGCGGGGCACCGCCGGATTCGCACTGCTGGAGCCTGGCAAGCGAAGATCCGGTGATGAGGGATTCAGGTTCGCGCGGCTCCGGGCATCGTGGCACGACCATCCCGTCATCTGACGAAGCTGTTGTGGGTTTCTGTCGAAAAGTGCTAGCAACTGGCCAAAGGGCGTCATGAGCAACCCGCTGCCGCGGGTCATTGGAGTGAAATCGGCCAGGCGATCCATGGTGAACGGCGAATACCTTCCGGCGTTGCTATGGATAGCAGGTGGCCCGTCCGATCCCCAGTGATTTATGGCTACTATTGTCTGCCCGTTCGGGCCCGCCTTGGTGGTCTATAGTAGCTGTCGCGTGGGCACTTGGTTGTTTCGCAGAAGCGGGAATCTGGTTTCCCTGACAATGGGACTTCCTGGGTACCCGCCCTGGGGTGCCACGTGAAATGGGGAGAAGCAGCCCGCTCGCGTCCGGCTCTGGACCCGCGGCCACGGGGCGGGCGGGCTGCTGTTCCTCATCCACGGGTTCCGGGTTCGAGTCCCGGCATGGCGACCATCTTTTCGTGCGTCGTGCGATTTCCGTGGCCGGTCGGTGTGTTGTGCGCGTGGATCACCATTGACTCCGCCGGCTCACTCAATCCTCTGTGTCCTCCGGCAATAGCAGTCTCTGGGATGGACGTTGCCCTGAAAGAAAATTCTCGTGGCCCGAAAGGGCTGTTTCGTCGCGCGCACTTTCAGTCCATGTTAGGTGAGGCTAATCTAAAGGTGACACTGGGGAACAGGTCGCGCGCGGATGGGTTCGGAAGCGCAAATCCTTGGTGTGCAAGGACATTCTGCGCGGGCTTGGGCGCCTGCCGAGTTGGAGGTGTTCATTGCCACACTTAGTGAAAGTGACTATCAATTCCAATAAGGTGGCGATACGTTCACTCCTGAGACTCACCGCTGTGCGCGACCCGAGAGGAGGGCTTGTGTCATGAGTGTGTGGACTCATTGGCTGCGTTGCCGTGTACCCCGGCCGGCGGCCGAGGCGCGTTTGGTGTTACTGCCGCACGCAGGGGGTGCGGCGAGTTTCTATGGCGCTTGGGCGGCCGCCATGTCGCCCGTCTTGGAAGTCGTGACAGTGCAATACCCCGGTCGGGAAGATCGGCTGGCCGAACCCTTCACGACGGGAATGGGCGCTCTCGCCGAAGATGTCGCCTCGGCATTGGTCGCGCAGGACGATCGGCCGACTGTCCTTTTCGGACATAGTCTTGGTGCGCTTGTCGCCTATGAGGTCGCCCGGATCCTGGAGTTCCGTCATTGCGTGACCCCCGCACGTCTGGTGGTGTCCGGACGGCGAGCACCATCGGATTCACCGGGCGGGGTGGTGCACTTGATGCCTGACGACGCCGTGATCAAGGAATTGATCGAGCTCGGCGGAACGAACGGGGACCTCCTGGCCGACCAGGACGCGCGATCGGTCTTCCTGCCCGCGATCCGTGAGGATTTCCGACTCGCCGAGACGTACCGGCACCTGCCTGGTATGGAGCCCAGTTGCCCCATCACTTCGGTGATCGGAAGCGAAGACACCGAGGTGAGCACCGTGCAGGCGGAGCGCTGGGCCGACCACTCCACCGGGCCGTTCGACCTGAACATCCTGCCCGGAGGGCATTTCTATCTCTTGGAGCAGGCCGAGGCCGTGTTTGACATCCTCGCCCGGCCCATTCCCGCGAAGAGGGGCGACCAGTGACAGTCGAACGTCGGATTTCGTTCGAGTCGGACGGCGTGGAGGTCGCGGCCGCGCTGGCCGCCGGCTCGGTCGAGCCACACGTGGTCTACGAGGGCAAGGATTCGGTGTGCTGGGCCGAGGGGGAGTTCGCGGTCGTCAGCGTGCGTGGATCGGGCGCGACTTTGATCGAGGACGGTAAGCGGACCGATTTCCCCCTGCGGCAGCCGCAGGCTGCCCTGGCCGAGGTTCTCGGCGCCATCGCGATGCCGGAGTGGCGGGCTTACGGTTGGATCAGTTTCGAATGGAGTCACCTGTTGCACGGCGGTGTTCCGTCCGAGAGCGGCGGGCCGCTGGTCTATTTGGCCGTTCCGCGACGCGAGATCCGGTTCGTGGACGGTGCGGCTACGTTGCGGGCGGCGAATGAGTCCGAATTGGACGATCTGGATGCCAGGCTTTCCCGGGCGGTCGCGGCGTCGGGAACGACGACGGCACCGGATCTGGTGATGATCGACGAACGCGAAGATCTGTCCGGGTATAGGGAGGCGGTGGCGCAAGCCGTGTCCGAGATCCGGGCAGGTTCACTGGACAAGGTGATCCTGTCCCGGGTCGTGCCGGTCGAGGAGGATCTCGACTTTCCCGCGACCTACGTGGCCGGTCGCAAGGGGAACGCTCCCGCGAGGTCTTTCCTGCTCCGCCTTGGCGGTTGGGAGGCGGCCGGATTCAGCCCGGAGATCGTCGCGGCGGTCGGCGCGGAAGGTGCGGTCAGGACTCAGCCGCTGGCGGGGACGCGGGCGTTCGATGGTGACTCGGTGCTCGACGTAGCACGTCGCGAGGAGTTGTACCGCGACGCCAAGGAGGTTTTCGAGCACGCCATCTCCGTTCGGCTCGCCGCGATGGAGATGGCAGGAGTGTGCGCGCCGGGAACGGTGCACGTCGCTGATTTCATGTCGGTCAAGGAACGGGGGAGCGTGCAGCACCTCGCTTCGGACGTGGCGGGCACGCTGATGGGTGACCGAACGGCGTGGGACGCGCTGGGCGCGCTGTTCCCGGCTGTCACCGCGTCGGGAATCCCGAAAGCGTCGGCCTGCGAGGCCATCGGACGTATCGAGCCCAGCGGTCGCGGCCTCTACAGCGGCGCCGTGCTGACCATCGACTCTGCTGGGGAGCTGGATGCCGCTCTCGTGCTCCGCAGCGTTTTCCGCCGCGACGGACGCACGTGGTTGCGCGCGGGCGCGGGGATCGTGGCCGACTCCACTCCGAACCGGGAGTTCGAAGAGACGGTGGAAAAGTTGCGTAGCGTGTCGCGGTTCCTCGTGCCGTCCGCTCCCGCGCTCACCGCGGCGGCTGCGCGATGACCCGAGTCGTGGTGGCGGGCACGGCGTTCGGACGGATCTACCTCGACGCGGTGGCCGGGAGTCCCGACTTCACCCTCGCGGGGGTGCTGGCCAGGGGAGGCGACTACTCGCGAGCATGTGCGGCGCGCTACGGGGTTCCGCTGTTCGAGTCCGTCGACGAGGTTCCCGACGACGTGGACGTCGCTTGCGTGGTCGTCCGGTCCGGCGCCCTCGGCGGACCCGGAACCGAGCTCGCGCAAGCGTTCCTGCGGCGGGGCGTGCACGTCCTGCAGGAACATCCGGTACACAGCGGCGAGATCTCGGACAACATCCGGGTCGCACGGGCGGGACGCGCGGCGTATGCGGTCAACACGCTGTACCCGAACCTCCGGCCGGTACGGCGGTTCCTGGCCGCCGTCGAAGTGCTGCGGAGCCGGCAACGGCTCGGCTTCATCGACGCCGCCTGCAACAGCCAGGTCGCCTACCCCCTGCTGGACGTTCTCGGCCGGATGACCGGTGGCCTACGCCCGTGGGCTTTCGGCGAGGTGCACCGCGGGGACCGGCACCCCTTCTCGAGCCTGCACGCCGAAATCGGCGGCGTTCCGGTCACGCTGAGGGTGCAGAACCAGGTTCACCCCGGAGACCCGGACAACCATTCGTACCTGCTGCACCGGATCTCCGTGGGTTGTGAGGGCGGCGTGCTGACCCTGGCCGACACCCACGGCCCGGTGCTGTGGAACCCGCGCCTGCACTCACCCCGGGACGAAACCGGGCGGCTCGTGATGGCCGGACCGGGTACCGAACGCCTGGACGTGCCGAGCACTGTCGTTCTCGGCGACGAACGACCCGGTACCTACCACCAGGTGTTCGCGGAGCTGTGGCCCGATGCCGTTTCGGAGAGTCTGCGGGTGTTGCGGCGGGACGCGGCCGACCGGAACCGGCGGACGGCGGCGGGGCAGTGGGCGCTGGGCGTTTCCCGGATGTGGAGCGATCTCACCGCTCGCATCGGGATGCCCGAACTGGTGGAGCCGCCGGAGCCCGAACCGATTCCGCTCGCCGATCTGGTCGCCATGAAGGAGATCGCGTGAAGTGCAGCCACATTCTGCTCAAGGTCGACGATCTGCATGAGGCGGTCGGAGACTTCCGGGAGCTCGGATTCACCGTCGACTACGCCTCCGAGGAGCGCAAGGCACGGCACGCCCATATCTGGTTCCGCTCTGGACCGATCCTCGAGCTGGTCACCACGCCGCCGGGGGCGTCGCTGATGACTTTGCCACTGAACCTGATGTTCGGTCGTGGCGCCGGCCGGCGAATGACCCGCTGGGCCCGCGCCGCCGAAGGATTCTGCGACGCGGCCGTGCTCGCCGGTCGCCACGAACTCAGGCGCGTCGGACGGGTCGTGGACTGGAAGCGCACCAAACGTGATGGCTCCACGGCCAAGTTCGCCTTCACCTACCCCCGTCATGACCGGATCCCCTTCCTGGTCACTCCCTATGACCCGCCACAACATCCGCCGGACGTGGTGCACGTCAATGGTGCCCGGGGGGTGAGCCGCGTCGTCGTGGACGTCGCTCCCGCCGACCGGGCCGAGTTCGACCGGATCGCCGGCGACGATGGGGATTTCGAACTCCGCGACGCGGAAGTGACCGCGATTCGCGCGGTAGGCCTCGCCGGAGTGGCGAGAGCGCTCGACCCCGATCTGTCGCATGGCGCCGTCTTTCTGCCTCATTGACCCACACGGAGGAAATCCCCATGTCCATCAACCGTCGTGTCCTGTTCCGGACGGCCGGGCTCGCGGCGGGCGCGGCAGGCGCCGGGGCGCTGCTCAACGCCTGCGGTGCGCCCACACCCGCGTCCGGACCGGTGGAGAACACCGGTCCCGTCGTAGCCCGGCAAGGAGGTGCCCTGCGCGCGGTCTTCACCGGCGGCGGGGCAGCCGAAAGCCTCGACCCGTTCGGCAGCGGCTCGCCCGCGGATTTCGTCCGTGGCGACGTCGTGTTCGATTCGCTGTTCACGTTGAGAGAAGGCGAGGCGGTGCCCGCCTTGGCCGACGAGGTGAGGGTCGATCCGGGTGCTACCTCATTCGTGGTGAAGCTGCGTGAGGGGGTGCAGTGGCACGACGGTTCGTCGTTCACCGCCGCCGACGTCGTGTACAGCTTCCGCTTCATGAGCTCTCCGGAGCGTGCCTACCCCAGCCAGCTCTCGGCGTACTTCGATTTCGACAATGTCCAAATCCGCGACTCGCTCACCCTCGTGGTGCCCACTCGGCAGCCGGTAGGCGATCCGGCTCTGTTCTTGGCCGCGTTCCCCGGCAAGATGGTGAAGAACGGGGCCAGGTTCAGCGGCTCCACCGCGGTCGGCACCGGCGCGTACCAGATCGCGGCATTCGAGGCCGGCCGCGAGTCGCGCCTCAAACGGTTCGACGGTCACTGGGCGGGCAAGGCCCCGGCGGACGAACTTGTATTGCTGAGCCTGGCCGACCCGCAGGCCAAGGTGAACGCGGTCGTCACCGGCCAGGCCGACTACGCGGGCGACATCCCTTTCACCACAGGCAGGGCCGGTGTTCCCGGTAACGACTTCGAAGTCCGTACCGCGGGAGAGCGGAACCGGACGGCTTACGGCTGGATCCTCAACACGACCATCAAACCGTTCGACGATCCGCGGGCCCGCAAAGCGGTGAGGTTGGCCATCGCCCGGCAAGAGCTGGTGAACGCCGTCCTGCTGGGTTACGGGACACCTGGAAACGATCTGTTATGCGCAGGGGCCAAGTACTTCCTGTCACGTGCGCCGCTGGCTCGTGATGTCGACCAGGCCAGGAGGCTGGTCAAGGAATCAGGCGCGGACGCGGCGGAGATCGTGTTCCGCACCGCGGAGTGGGAAATCGGCTACAACGCGTCCACCCAGTTGCTCGCCGAGCAGCTCAAGGAGATCGGGCTGAAGGTCCGTGCGCAAGTCGTGAGCCCGCCGGAGTTCTTCGAGCCGAACGCGGTCGCGGCGGCCAACGCGGTCACGTTTTCCACCGGCGCGGTCCCGCTGGCGGTGATGTACGGCAGGCTCGGCGCCACGCCACCGCTCGCCCTGAAGGACAGCGAGTTCGCCGCCGCGTTCGGCAAAGCCATCGGCAGCGCGGACCAAGCCGGGCGGGCCAAGGCATGGGGCGCGGTCCAAGAAGTCATGTTCGACCGGGGCAACACCGTGGTCTGGGGTCAGGCCGACGTACTGAGCCTCGCGCGCAAGACCGTGGCGGGGATCGAGGTCCGTGATCAGGCCAAGTACCCGTACCTGGGCAAGGCCGGGCTTGCGTGATCCGTTCCTTGCCGCGACGGCTCTCGTCCGGCGTCGTCCTGTTGGCGCTGCTGACTTTCGTCGTCTACGTCGGGGTCGATCTGCTGCCCGGTGATCCGGTCACCAGCAGGCTCGGCCCGAGCACTCCGCCCACGCGGATCGCCGAACTCCGGCACCATCTCGGTCTCGACCGTCCTGTGCTCACTCGCTACGGCGAGTGGGTCGCGGGCCTGTTCCGTGGTGAACTGGGCACTTCGGCGGCCGGACGTCCGGTCGTGGAAATGCTCTCCGATCGGGTCGGTAACTCGGCTCTCCTCGCCGCGATCGCGATGCTTCTGCTCGCTCCGCTGTCGCTCGCGTTCGGACTTTGGGCGGCGTGGCGACGAGGCCGGGCGGCCGACAGGCTCGTGTCGGCTGGAGCGCTCCTGGTGGTGTCGGTGCCGGAGTTCGTCGTGGCAGGCGCGCTGGTGCTGTTGTTCGCGGTGAGCCTGAGGATGTTTCCCGCGGTGTCGCTGCTGCCGATCGATGCCGGGCCGCTGGCACATCCCGAAATACTCGTGCTGCCCGTGCTCAGCCTGCTGCTGGCGGGACTTGCCTACGCGGTGCGGGTCATCCGCGCGTCGGCGTCTACCGCGCTGGAGAGCTCACATGTGGAGTTCCTGCGACTCGGCGGCGCGCCCGGCACGACGGTGTTCCGTCGTGCCGTCGTCCCGGCGGTCCTGCCTGTCGCGGTGCAGGTTTGGCTGGTGACCGGGGTCGCCTTCGTCGGAGGGGCGGTGCTGGTGGAGAAGGTGTTCGGTTACCCCGGCATCGGGGAGTTGCTGGTCACGTCCGTCCAGTCCGGGGATCTTCCGGTGGTTCAGGCCCTCGTGCTGATCCTCGGCGCGGCGATGCTGGCGGCCCTCATACTCGCTGACCTCTCCGTGGTACTGCTGACGCCGAGGCTGCGGACGGGCGCCCTGTGACCAGGCTCAAAGGGATCGTGTTCGGCCTCGCCGTGCTGGCCGTCCTTTTCGGACCGCTCGTGGCGCCGTACTCGCCGACAGCGCCGGTCGGTCCGCCGTTCTCTCCACCGGGCGCGGCGGGATTGCTCGGTACCGACCAGCTTGGGCGGGATGTCTTCTCCCGGCTTCTCCATGGCGGCAGGCCGATGCTGCTCACCAGCGCGCTCGCCGCGCTGATCGGTTCGGCGGCAGGGGTGGCCGTCGGACTGTTCGTCGCGCTCGCCGCGCCCGGCAGACGCTGGGTGGAAGCGGTCGTCGCGCGCCCGCTGGACCTGCTCGCCGCCGTTCCGCCGATCCTGGTGCTGCTGCTGGTGCTCACGGCACTGCCGAACCGGGCGGGGATCGTGATGGCGGTCGCGCTTTCGAGTGTCCCGCTCTCGGCCCGGATCACCAGGGCAGCGGGGGAACAGGTGACCGGCCGCGCCCATGTCGAAGTGGCGATCGCCCGTGGCGAGAGCTGGACGTGGCTGGTGGGACGCGAGGTGCTGCCCTTGGTGGCGGGCACCGTCTTGGCCGACTTCGGCATCCGCTTCGTCACGGCCGTCCACCTGGTCGCCGCGGCGGGCTTTCTCGGACTCGGCACTTCGGCTTCGGATTGGGGACTGCTGATCGTGGAAGCGCTGCCGGGAGCGGCTTTGCAGCCGTGGGCGTTGCTGGCCCCAGTGGCAGGCATCGCGCT from Amycolatopsis sp. EV170708-02-1 includes:
- a CDS encoding SRPBCC family protein translates to MRQVTVNIIFEKARINEAYDAVLRWELPAPETGASWEWNSEASNAAPLITSGVRPRWLDFRTGTLRWNEEIRSYPEDREIRFALTDGDFASFAGRWAFRDAGDGVAVRFEVGFDFGIPSMESILDPIAETAITATISRAVLGMAPRGHVEHLELARQDS
- a CDS encoding beta-ketoacyl-ACP synthase III, with amino-acid sequence MLAGIGAWLPPGLVTNADLANRLDTSDDWIRRRTGIRQRHVAPVGVAASDLAVKAGSRALRSAEVSKVDAVVLTTSTPDRPLPATAPVVAARLGLGTVPAFDVSAVCSGFLYGLFVASGLVAAGNVDQVLLVATEVYSSIVDPLDRSTAVIFGDGAAAVVLRAGVAGEYGALGPVVLGSDGESESLIQIPAGGSRQRTPKVPGDGYFQMAGHEVFRQAVRRMSEVSRQALGAAGWQPADVDRLVAHQANARIIGVLGDELGLPPDRVLSNIETVGNTGSASIPLLLAQAAADGLLTLGQRVLLTAFGGGLAWGATTLTWPGVPAVRPSEHHE
- a CDS encoding acyl carrier protein — its product is MFEVLQEILVDKLKIPAAEVRAEVTPEDADLDSLTIVELSMVLEKEFGIEISEDEIKSAATLGDIARLMEQRSTRV
- a CDS encoding beta-ketoacyl synthase, with the translated sequence MGIEVAVTGLGLVTPVGVGVPVNWAAVCAGKPSAAWDATASQLSCRVTGFDADALLGARRARRLDPFVQFALVAAAEAIADAGLDPGTWEGARVGVVLGCADGGPATVEAQHRVFLDEGARRVSPLLLPMHLPNMLAGQVAMQFGAHGPNLVVATACASGATSVAMACDLLALDRCDVVLAGGSEAMLTPLLLAGFSRMGALSERFDEPLTASRPFDADRDGFVAGEGAGVLVLERVADARARGATAHARVVGHGLSTDAYDITKPEPRGLGSEAALLAALDDAGASPRDVSHVNAHGTSTVANDRAEGAMLARVLPHRPLVTSTKGVTGHLLGAAGAVEAIYTVLAAEHGIVPLTANLSRLDPGIDIDVAMTTSSVAVELALTNSFGFGGQNAVLAIASA
- a CDS encoding thioesterase II family protein; the protein is MSVWTHWLRCRVPRPAAEARLVLLPHAGGAASFYGAWAAAMSPVLEVVTVQYPGREDRLAEPFTTGMGALAEDVASALVAQDDRPTVLFGHSLGALVAYEVARILEFRHCVTPARLVVSGRRAPSDSPGGVVHLMPDDAVIKELIELGGTNGDLLADQDARSVFLPAIREDFRLAETYRHLPGMEPSCPITSVIGSEDTEVSTVQAERWADHSTGPFDLNILPGGHFYLLEQAEAVFDILARPIPAKRGDQ
- a CDS encoding salicylate synthase, coding for MTVERRISFESDGVEVAAALAAGSVEPHVVYEGKDSVCWAEGEFAVVSVRGSGATLIEDGKRTDFPLRQPQAALAEVLGAIAMPEWRAYGWISFEWSHLLHGGVPSESGGPLVYLAVPRREIRFVDGAATLRAANESELDDLDARLSRAVAASGTTTAPDLVMIDEREDLSGYREAVAQAVSEIRAGSLDKVILSRVVPVEEDLDFPATYVAGRKGNAPARSFLLRLGGWEAAGFSPEIVAAVGAEGAVRTQPLAGTRAFDGDSVLDVARREELYRDAKEVFEHAISVRLAAMEMAGVCAPGTVHVADFMSVKERGSVQHLASDVAGTLMGDRTAWDALGALFPAVTASGIPKASACEAIGRIEPSGRGLYSGAVLTIDSAGELDAALVLRSVFRRDGRTWLRAGAGIVADSTPNREFEETVEKLRSVSRFLVPSAPALTAAAAR
- a CDS encoding Gfo/Idh/MocA family oxidoreductase, yielding MTRVVVAGTAFGRIYLDAVAGSPDFTLAGVLARGGDYSRACAARYGVPLFESVDEVPDDVDVACVVVRSGALGGPGTELAQAFLRRGVHVLQEHPVHSGEISDNIRVARAGRAAYAVNTLYPNLRPVRRFLAAVEVLRSRQRLGFIDAACNSQVAYPLLDVLGRMTGGLRPWAFGEVHRGDRHPFSSLHAEIGGVPVTLRVQNQVHPGDPDNHSYLLHRISVGCEGGVLTLADTHGPVLWNPRLHSPRDETGRLVMAGPGTERLDVPSTVVLGDERPGTYHQVFAELWPDAVSESLRVLRRDAADRNRRTAAGQWALGVSRMWSDLTARIGMPELVEPPEPEPIPLADLVAMKEIA
- a CDS encoding VOC family protein, producing MKCSHILLKVDDLHEAVGDFRELGFTVDYASEERKARHAHIWFRSGPILELVTTPPGASLMTLPLNLMFGRGAGRRMTRWARAAEGFCDAAVLAGRHELRRVGRVVDWKRTKRDGSTAKFAFTYPRHDRIPFLVTPYDPPQHPPDVVHVNGARGVSRVVVDVAPADRAEFDRIAGDDGDFELRDAEVTAIRAVGLAGVARALDPDLSHGAVFLPH
- a CDS encoding ABC transporter substrate-binding protein, with product MSINRRVLFRTAGLAAGAAGAGALLNACGAPTPASGPVENTGPVVARQGGALRAVFTGGGAAESLDPFGSGSPADFVRGDVVFDSLFTLREGEAVPALADEVRVDPGATSFVVKLREGVQWHDGSSFTAADVVYSFRFMSSPERAYPSQLSAYFDFDNVQIRDSLTLVVPTRQPVGDPALFLAAFPGKMVKNGARFSGSTAVGTGAYQIAAFEAGRESRLKRFDGHWAGKAPADELVLLSLADPQAKVNAVVTGQADYAGDIPFTTGRAGVPGNDFEVRTAGERNRTAYGWILNTTIKPFDDPRARKAVRLAIARQELVNAVLLGYGTPGNDLLCAGAKYFLSRAPLARDVDQARRLVKESGADAAEIVFRTAEWEIGYNASTQLLAEQLKEIGLKVRAQVVSPPEFFEPNAVAAANAVTFSTGAVPLAVMYGRLGATPPLALKDSEFAAAFGKAIGSADQAGRAKAWGAVQEVMFDRGNTVVWGQADVLSLARKTVAGIEVRDQAKYPYLGKAGLA
- a CDS encoding ABC transporter permease, with translation MIRSLPRRLSSGVVLLALLTFVVYVGVDLLPGDPVTSRLGPSTPPTRIAELRHHLGLDRPVLTRYGEWVAGLFRGELGTSAAGRPVVEMLSDRVGNSALLAAIAMLLLAPLSLAFGLWAAWRRGRAADRLVSAGALLVVSVPEFVVAGALVLLFAVSLRMFPAVSLLPIDAGPLAHPEILVLPVLSLLLAGLAYAVRVIRASASTALESSHVEFLRLGGAPGTTVFRRAVVPAVLPVAVQVWLVTGVAFVGGAVLVEKVFGYPGIGELLVTSVQSGDLPVVQALVLILGAAMLAALILADLSVVLLTPRLRTGAL
- a CDS encoding ABC transporter permease, which translates into the protein MTRLKGIVFGLAVLAVLFGPLVAPYSPTAPVGPPFSPPGAAGLLGTDQLGRDVFSRLLHGGRPMLLTSALAALIGSAAGVAVGLFVALAAPGRRWVEAVVARPLDLLAAVPPILVLLLVLTALPNRAGIVMAVALSSVPLSARITRAAGEQVTGRAHVEVAIARGESWTWLVGREVLPLVAGTVLADFGIRFVTAVHLVAAAGFLGLGTSASDWGLLIVEALPGAALQPWALLAPVAGIALVAVTANLASDGLARRSRGVLG